A stretch of the Corylus avellana chromosome ca6, CavTom2PMs-1.0 genome encodes the following:
- the LOC132185298 gene encoding uncharacterized protein LOC132185298, producing MEKTEKYKTIVVSKLFAETETPFTKQVIDHPLPNKFKTPQIPSYSGVGDLIEHLENYRMHLTLHVIPDEIACKAFPTTLSENPREWFRSLTPNSVGTFEDLARIFLTHFLGSRERKKPSEYLLMLHQREGESLKEFMIRFNAEKLKVEDPTKGVIFSAIHNGISFEELVARKIARRQPNDLQELLHEVEEFINEEETLKAMRSARKTPKKLEEKKMRDHSGTRRSETLQEEVQQLQFHSAQRQHFRGLDGNKKRSGISKTSRGSTKSELRSLLYPREERARQEEPRRRLARLTSEPHNRANILEIHTIVGRFAEGSRRSEIVIGFSDADYVGISYPQIDALVVTLIVANHNVHRILVDNESLANILYWFAFKKLNLGQEKIVPTSCPLMGFIGEQVQPVISIELPITAGSYPRNAMVMIHFLLVNRPSAYNAIIGRTALNELRAITSTPHLKMKFSTDHGVGEVRGN from the exons ATGGAGAAGACAGAAAAGTACAAGACTATAGTGGTGAGCAAGCTCTTTGCCGAGACGGAGACACCCTTCACTAAACAAGTAATTGATCACCCGCTCCCCAATAAATTTAAGACACCTCAGATCCCAAGCTACAGTGGAGTCGGAGATCTAATCGAGCACCTAGAGAATTACAGGATGCACCTAACGTTGCATGTCATACCCGACGAAATTGCGTGCAAAGCTTTCCCAACTACGCTCTCCGAAAATCCTAGGGAATGGTTTCGAAGCCTGACACCCAATTCTGTGGGTACCTTCGAAGATTTGGCTCGAATCTTCCTTACTCACTTCCTGGGTtccagagaaagaaagaagcctTCTGAGTATCTACTGATGCTCCACCAGCgagagggggagagtttgaagGAGTTCATGATTCGTTTCAACGCTGAAAAATTAAAGGTAGAGGATCCCACCAAGGGCGTAATCTTCTCCGCCATCCACAATGGTATCTCATTTGAGGAGTTAGTAGCGAGGAAAATCGCGAGAAGACAACCGAACGACCTCCAGGAGCTGTTACATGAGGTGGAGGAATTTATTAACGAGGAAGAAACCTTGAAAGCAATGAGGTCAGCTCGGAAGACTCCCAAGAaattggaagagaagaaaatgagggATCATTCAGGGACTCGACGCTCTGAAACCCTTCAAGAAGAAGTTCAACAATTACAATTTCACTCCGCTCAACGCCAACATTTTCGAGGTCTTgatggaaataaaaaaagatctgGAATATCGAAGACCTCCCGGGGCTCCACAAAATCAGAACTCAGATCACTATT GTATCCTCGAGAGGAGAGAGCAAGACAGGAAGAGCCTAGAAGAAGGCTTGCCCGCTTAACCAGTGAGCCGCATAATCGAGCAAACATTCTGGAAATCCACACCATAGTTGGCAGATTTGCTGAGGGG TCCCGGAGGAGTGAGATAGTGATTGGATTCTCGGATGCAGACTACGTGGGTATATCGTACCCACAAATAGATGCCCTGGTTGTCACCCTAATAGTGGCAAACCATAATGTCCATCGCATCTTGGTGGATAATGAGAGCTTGGCAAACATTTTATATTGGTTTGCATTTAAGAAGTTGAATCTGGGGCAGGAGAAAATCGTCCCAACCAGTTGTCCTTTGATGGGATTCATAGGGGAACAAGTGCAACCGGTCATATCAATTGAATTACCGATCACGGCTGGATCATATCCAAGGAACGCAATGGTGATGATACATTTTCTATTGGTCAACCGACCATCAGCCTATAATGCTATCATCGGGAGGACGGCTCTCAATGAACTAAGAGCCATCACATCAACTCCGCATCTCAAGATGAAGTTCTCGACGGATCACGGAGTTGGAGAAGTAAGGGGCAATTAG
- the LOC132183601 gene encoding uncharacterized protein LOC132183601 — translation MATPTRRCLILTALTSIQILLSWGGIHQASAWECQPIDGTYILIGCSASLEKDKPQAAPTPLCCKAIRFAGMHCVCKAIRKEIEELYSMEKLVYVAAYCGDPLDPGTQCGSYKVPPAPN, via the exons ATGGCAACTCCTACAAGGCGTTGCTTGATCTTGACAGCTCTAACCAGCATTCAAATCCTACTCTCGTGGGGTGGCATTCATCAGGCATCTGCATGGGAATGTCAGCCTATCGACGGCACATATATTTTGATTGGATGCTCCGCTAGCCTTGAGAAGGACAAGCCACAGGCTGCACCAACCCCTTTGTGTTGCAAGGCGATCAGGTTCGCCGGCATGCATTGCGTCTGCAAGGCCATCAGAAAGGAAATAGAAGAACTTTATAGCATGGAGAAGCTGGTTTACGTGGCTGCCTATTGTGGAGATCCACTAGACCCTGGAACACAGTGTGGAA GTTATAAGGTCCCTCCAGCTCCTAATTAG
- the LOC132184699 gene encoding LEAF RUST 10 DISEASE-RESISTANCE LOCUS RECEPTOR-LIKE PROTEIN KINASE-like 2.1, which translates to MDIQNFFTSQKRSHICILFIIFTNLAKRALSVNQKFQDCAPRGCGNGPNISYPFWILDEQESFCGYPSFGITCNEQNPVLKISNDEYIIKDIFYSNHSLLLANAAAYRDACPTPLHNVSLDRTPFNLSMYRSDFSIFYNCTSLPQYPTYGLDCASNGTTLHSLAVFYEKALEVNYPWEKRCQSLVDVPVDMLFGVNLTSLSQMNYTEILKMGFLLNWTAPNCSSCEKSGGRCGFDNGEFVCFCQDWAHHNTCDDGSRRSKVMIIVLVALSAGIGVLMVTICCFKRKLSSSKIICFWKKESQNHKSVEAFLRNNGPLAIRRYSYSNIKKMTNFFRDKLGEGGFGGVYKGKLQDGSLVAVKVLKESRGNGEEFINEVASISRTSHVNIVTLMGFCFEGPKRALIYEFMPNGSLEKFIYKKNPSRADCRLEWETTYKIALGIAHGLDYLHKGCNTRILHFDIKPHNILLDENFCPKISDFGLAKICAKEESIISMLGARGTAGYVAPELICRNIGRVSHKSDVYSYGMMVLEMVGGRKNVDIGVDHTSELYFPHWIYKRLELEEELGLEGLMKEDDKETARKLIIVSLWCIQTDPLNRPPMSRVVKYVERKPRFLTYPTQAVLVFPAKVTHISINYNGIIDHGSFLNVEREILVLDNNREFS; encoded by the exons ATGGATATCCAAAACTTCTTCACGTCCCAAAAACGTTCCCATATATGCATTTTGTTCATCATCTTCACCAACTTAGCCAAGCGCGCTCTATCCGTTAACCAAAAATTCCAAGACTGCGCTCCTCGTGGTTGTGGAAATGGCCCAAACATAAGCTACCCCTTTTGGATACTTGATGAACAGGAATCTTTCTGTGGCTACCCCAGCTTTGGTATTACCTGCAACGAGCAAAACCCAGTTCTGAAAATTTCCAATGATGAATATATCATTAAAGATATCTTTTACTCCAACCATTCACTTCTCTTGGCCAATGCCGCCGCCTATAGGGACGCATGCCCTACTCCTTTGCATAACGTTAGCCTTGATCGAACCCCATTTAATCTTAGTATGTATCGTAGTGATTTCTCCATCTTCTACAACTGCACTTCACTGCCTCAATACCCCACATATGGGTTAGACTGTGCTAGCAATGGTACGACCCTTCATTCTTTAGCTGTTTTCTATGAGAAAGCATTGGAGGTTAACTATCCGTGGGAAAAAAGGTGCCAGTCTTTGGTTGATGTGCCAGTGGATATGCTTTTTGGTGTCAACTTGACAAGCTTGTCGCAAATGAATTAtactgaaattttgaagatgggtTTCTTGTTAAATTGGACTGCACCTAACTGCAGCAGTTGTGAGAAAAGTGGTGGACGCTGTGGCTTCGATAATGgtgaatttgtttgtttttgccaAGACTGGGCTCATCACAACACCTGCGATGATG GGAGTCGAAGATCCAAAGTAATGATAATAGTACTAG TTGCTTTATCGGCTGGAATTGGAGTTTTGATGGTTACAATATGCTGCTTCAAGAGAAAGCTCTCATCAAgcaaaattatttgtttttggaagAAGGAAAGTCAAAACCACAAGAGTGTCGAGGCCTTTTTAAGGAACAATGGACCTCTTGCTATTAGAAGATACAGTTACTCAAATATCAAGAAAATGACCAACTTCTTCAGAGATAAATTAGGCGAAGGGGGCTTTGGTGGTGTCTATAAGGGAAAGCTACAAGATGGCTCTCTTGTGGCAGTAAAGGTTTTGAAAGAATCAAGAGGTAATGGAGAGGAATTCATTAACGAGGTTGCAAGCATTAGTAGGACGTCTCATGTCAACATTGTCACTCTTATGGGCTTTTGTTTTGAGGGTCCTAAAAGAGCTCTTATCTATGAGTTTATGCCTAATGGATCACTCGAGAAATTcatatacaaaaaaaatccctccaGGGCTGATTGTCGATTAGAATGGGAAACTACATACAAGATTGCACTTGGCATTGCTCATGGACTAGATTATTTACATAAAGGTTGCAACACACGAATCTTGCATTTTGACATAAAACCTCACAACATTCTTTTAGATGAGAATTTCTgtccaaaaatttctgattttggccttgcaaaAATATGCGCTAAAGAAGAGAGTATCATATCCATGTTGGGTGCAAGAGGAACCGCAGGATATGTAGCACCAGAACTTATTTGTAGAAATATTGGGAGGGTCTCTCACAAGTCAGATGTTTATAGCTATGGAATGATGGTTTTAGAAATGGTTGGGGGGAGGAAGAATGTTGATATTGGGGTTGATCATACTAGTGAATTATATTTTCCACATTGGATTTACAAGCGTCTTGAACTAGAAGAAGAACTGGGATTGGAGGGCCTTATGAAGGAAGATGACAAAGAAACTGCAAGGAAACTGATAATAGTGAGTTTGTGGTGTATACAGACTGACCCTTTAAACCGACCACCAATGAGTAGAGTCGTGAAATATGTTGAAAGGAAGCCTCGATTCCTTACATATCCCACCCAAGCCGTTCTTGTCTTCCCCGCCAAGGTCACTCACATATCAATCAACTACAATGGAATCATCGATCATGGATCATTCTTAAATGTTGAAAGAGAAATCTTAGTGCTAGATAATAACCGAGAATTTTCATGA